Proteins encoded by one window of Chondromyces crocatus:
- a CDS encoding ComF family protein, translating into MRQRPVPPRLASLLSRGFHALLALGAHALSPPTCAACDAPLVTPTDLCPPCVATVRCVTTDSLQDVGLPPTCTPTPLVDTSTLLVAHAAYEGAVAVALRRLKYSNRPDLARPLARMLIQAARSAELRADLIVPVPLHPRRLADRGYNQAALLATHLARDLGTTLMARGLSRLHATPQQARLTREERLRNVAGAFRVRRPADLRDRTVILVDDVATTGATLAACTHALLHAGAVAVTALVVARATTDLRAPPTEISAALRAADAHLDPVHTPRALLSL; encoded by the coding sequence ATGCGCCAGCGTCCTGTCCCCCCTCGCCTGGCTTCCCTTCTGTCCCGCGGATTCCACGCCCTCCTCGCCCTTGGCGCCCACGCCCTGAGCCCACCGACGTGCGCCGCCTGTGACGCCCCTCTCGTCACCCCCACCGACCTCTGCCCGCCTTGCGTCGCCACGGTGCGCTGCGTGACCACCGATTCTCTCCAGGACGTCGGCCTCCCACCGACGTGCACCCCGACGCCCCTGGTCGACACTTCCACCCTGCTCGTCGCGCACGCCGCGTACGAAGGCGCCGTCGCCGTGGCCTTGCGCCGCCTCAAGTACAGCAACCGACCCGATCTGGCCCGACCCCTCGCCCGCATGCTGATCCAGGCAGCTCGAAGCGCCGAGCTACGAGCCGACCTGATCGTCCCGGTCCCCTTGCATCCACGCCGACTGGCCGACCGGGGCTACAACCAGGCCGCGCTGCTCGCCACCCACCTCGCCAGAGACCTCGGCACAACACTCATGGCGCGCGGCCTCTCGCGCCTCCATGCCACACCGCAGCAGGCACGTCTCACGCGCGAAGAACGCCTGCGCAACGTCGCGGGCGCCTTCCGTGTCCGTCGCCCCGCGGACCTCCGCGATCGCACCGTCATCCTCGTCGACGACGTCGCCACCACGGGCGCAACCCTCGCAGCATGCACACACGCCTTGCTCCACGCCGGCGCAGTGGCCGTTACCGCCCTCGTCGTCGCACGCGCGACGACCGACCTACGAGCGCCCCCCACGGAGATCTCAGCGGCGCTCCGAGCGGCGGATGCGCATCTGGACCCCGTGCACACTCCTCGCGCACTGCTGTCTCTCTGA
- a CDS encoding tetratricopeptide repeat protein, translating to MAARRALPPFPLVVALAVAPLACDRDRPAVSSNLPTSSASVPPSTPLTAASATAPPALEPRRLALQDPAGATPADRDLRALVQRATRTDFDPDAWVLLGHAWVRKARRASDLRLYRNADAAAALALERDPRHRPALGLRALILLQQRRFTDARDLAEQLLATDPDDALALDTLSDTLLELGRFDDAVRAAQRRVDLKPDLGAYARVAHLRWLRGDIVGAKQIFRLAMNAYDPAEPEPYAWVLVQAAMLFWHEGDLEGADRGFDRALDASSDYPPALLGKARVALAQRDTSRAISLLDRAVARSATPEALFLLADAHHLAGPFKAPSAPATPDAAARAQTAAIDAARQSDPRALALFLADRDPAEALHLIEAERAHRGGSGDLYTEDAYAWILHRAGRLPEARAASDRARTLGTRDARLLYHAGAIHLAAGEHADASRLLQAALRQNPHFDPAGAADAARLLAQARSPDASAP from the coding sequence ATGGCCGCCCGCCGAGCGCTCCCCCCGTTCCCTCTCGTCGTGGCCCTCGCCGTGGCCCCGCTCGCGTGTGACCGCGATCGCCCTGCCGTCTCGTCGAACCTTCCCACGTCGTCGGCCTCAGTCCCTCCCTCCACCCCCCTGACCGCCGCCTCGGCAACAGCGCCTCCTGCACTCGAACCCCGCCGCCTCGCCCTCCAGGATCCTGCCGGCGCCACCCCGGCCGATCGCGACCTCCGCGCCCTCGTCCAGCGCGCCACCCGCACCGACTTCGACCCGGATGCCTGGGTCCTCCTCGGCCACGCCTGGGTCCGCAAAGCCCGCCGCGCCAGCGACCTGCGCCTCTACCGCAACGCCGACGCCGCCGCCGCCCTCGCCCTCGAGCGCGACCCGCGTCATCGCCCGGCCCTCGGCCTCCGCGCCCTGATCCTCCTCCAGCAGCGCCGCTTCACCGACGCACGCGACCTTGCCGAGCAGCTCCTCGCCACCGACCCTGACGACGCCCTCGCCCTCGACACCCTCAGCGACACCCTCCTCGAACTCGGACGCTTCGACGACGCCGTCCGCGCCGCCCAGCGCCGCGTCGACCTCAAGCCCGACCTCGGCGCCTACGCCCGCGTCGCCCACCTTCGCTGGCTGCGCGGCGACATCGTCGGCGCCAAGCAGATCTTCCGCCTCGCCATGAACGCCTACGACCCGGCCGAGCCCGAGCCCTACGCCTGGGTTCTCGTGCAAGCCGCGATGCTCTTCTGGCACGAAGGCGACCTCGAAGGCGCCGACCGCGGCTTCGACCGCGCCCTCGACGCCTCCAGCGACTACCCACCCGCCCTCCTCGGCAAGGCCCGCGTCGCCCTTGCCCAGCGCGACACCTCGCGCGCCATCTCCCTCCTCGACCGCGCCGTCGCTCGGAGCGCCACCCCCGAAGCCCTCTTCCTCCTCGCCGACGCGCACCACCTCGCCGGCCCCTTCAAAGCCCCCAGCGCCCCTGCCACACCCGACGCCGCAGCCCGCGCTCAGACCGCCGCCATCGACGCCGCCCGCCAGTCCGACCCGCGCGCCCTCGCCCTCTTCCTCGCCGATCGTGACCCGGCCGAAGCCCTCCACCTCATCGAGGCCGAGCGCGCTCACCGCGGTGGCAGCGGCGACCTCTACACCGAAGACGCCTACGCCTGGATCCTCCACCGCGCCGGCCGCCTCCCCGAAGCCCGCGCTGCCAGCGACCGCGCGCGCACCCTCGGCACCCGTGACGCCCGCCTGCTCTACCACGCCGGCGCCATCCACCTCGCCGCGGGCGAGCACGCCGACGCCTCGCGCCTTCTCCAGGCCGCGCTCCGGCAGAACCCCCACTTCGACCCTGCGGGCGCTGCCGATGCTGCGCGCCTGCTCGCGCAAGCCCGGAGTCCTGATGCCTCGGCCCCTTGA
- a CDS encoding endonuclease/exonuclease/phosphatase family protein, which translates to MSATPCPAGDEASRPSTPVLRVMTYNVRYFGHATRGIATTSAAIHRIARSLAHLSPLPDLICLQEVETQSLRSSTMNPQWHPEETQLERLMLEFHAALAESGRTERYFAYYFPAHTYRLTMRTNIYTTGLAVIARDTLQVDHHNATQPHDITFRRRVRRLKQTRICAHVSFRHPSGQTLDIFNTHLSLPSVFSREFWTGQARMGFGPNQLEEARVLANFIQQEQRSPLFVVVGDFNALPGSPVDRYLREEAGLVDAFSRVQRVSVEEARAFPTAGFMNLRMHLDHVYSSPGLEWLDFEGTHAFGRRGAFAGLSDHVPLIGRCRVPAVEALQGTRASPAA; encoded by the coding sequence ATGAGCGCGACGCCGTGTCCAGCGGGTGACGAGGCGAGCCGGCCGTCCACGCCCGTGCTGCGGGTGATGACGTACAACGTCCGGTATTTCGGTCACGCGACGCGGGGGATCGCGACGACGTCTGCGGCCATCCACCGGATCGCGCGGTCCCTGGCGCATCTGTCGCCGCTGCCCGATCTGATCTGTCTCCAGGAGGTGGAGACGCAATCGCTGCGGTCGTCGACGATGAACCCGCAGTGGCACCCGGAGGAGACGCAGCTCGAGCGCCTGATGCTGGAGTTCCACGCGGCGCTTGCGGAATCAGGTCGAACCGAGCGCTACTTCGCCTACTACTTCCCGGCGCACACATACCGTCTGACGATGCGGACCAACATCTACACGACGGGTCTGGCCGTGATCGCGCGCGACACGCTGCAGGTGGATCATCACAACGCGACGCAGCCGCACGACATCACGTTTCGTCGTCGGGTGCGGCGGTTGAAGCAGACGCGGATCTGCGCGCACGTGTCGTTCCGGCATCCGAGCGGTCAGACGCTCGACATCTTCAACACGCACCTGAGTCTTCCGAGTGTGTTCTCTCGGGAGTTCTGGACGGGTCAGGCGCGGATGGGGTTCGGTCCGAACCAGCTCGAAGAGGCGCGGGTGCTGGCGAACTTCATCCAGCAGGAGCAGCGGAGTCCGTTGTTCGTGGTGGTGGGGGACTTCAACGCGCTGCCAGGGTCGCCGGTGGACAGGTACCTGCGGGAGGAAGCAGGGCTGGTCGATGCGTTTTCACGGGTGCAGCGGGTGTCGGTGGAGGAGGCACGGGCATTTCCGACGGCAGGGTTCATGAACCTGCGGATGCACCTGGATCATGTGTACTCGTCGCCAGGGCTGGAGTGGCTGGACTTCGAGGGGACACATGCGTTCGGGCGGCGGGGCGCCTTTGCCGGGTTGTCGGATCATGTGCCATTGATCGGGCGGTGCAGGGTCCCAGCGGTGGAAGCGCTCCAGGGGACACGGGCGTCTCCAGCGGCTTGA
- a CDS encoding polysaccharide deacetylase family protein translates to MPILGVFTYHRIAEPDGVGEFDTGVAEATARELREQIALIKAHCTALSLSELRQGLRGGHLPPNPVLITFDDGYRDCHDVVLPILRDAGVSATFFIPTIYPGAGRIFWWDRVHLTLRRCRREVVELAYPVPLVLHPTRAPRAAADRITAAIKRTPGVDIERCLAELERATDVTLGVDEERKLAQATIMDWPHIRALRAAGMDVQSHGHRHCVLNTMSPDEARRDLICSRSVLMDVLGEPVHAVAYPVGYPLARAHRAAVQAAGFEIGFTNNTGLCLTTACDPLNVPRVAMDRGQVGALYKLKLLAGERYGPSA, encoded by the coding sequence GTGCCGATCCTCGGCGTGTTCACCTATCACCGCATTGCTGAGCCCGATGGCGTGGGCGAGTTCGACACAGGCGTCGCAGAAGCCACGGCGCGCGAGCTGCGCGAACAGATCGCCCTCATCAAGGCGCACTGCACCGCGCTTTCCCTCTCCGAACTCCGCCAGGGGCTCCGCGGCGGCCACCTGCCTCCAAACCCCGTACTGATCACCTTCGACGACGGCTACCGCGACTGCCACGACGTCGTGCTCCCCATCCTCCGGGACGCAGGCGTCTCCGCCACCTTCTTCATTCCCACCATCTACCCTGGCGCCGGCCGCATCTTCTGGTGGGATCGCGTCCATCTCACCCTGCGCCGCTGTCGTCGTGAGGTCGTGGAGCTCGCGTATCCCGTCCCGCTCGTCCTCCACCCCACGCGCGCCCCGCGGGCCGCGGCCGATCGCATCACCGCCGCGATCAAGCGCACCCCTGGCGTCGACATCGAGCGCTGCCTCGCCGAGCTGGAGCGCGCCACCGACGTCACCCTCGGCGTCGACGAAGAGCGCAAGCTCGCCCAGGCCACCATCATGGACTGGCCGCACATCCGCGCCCTCCGCGCTGCCGGCATGGACGTGCAGTCCCACGGCCACCGCCACTGCGTGCTCAACACCATGTCGCCCGACGAAGCGCGGCGCGACCTCATCTGCTCCCGCAGCGTGCTCATGGATGTCTTGGGCGAGCCTGTCCACGCCGTCGCCTATCCCGTCGGCTACCCCCTGGCACGTGCCCACCGCGCTGCGGTGCAGGCCGCGGGCTTCGAGATCGGCTTCACCAACAACACGGGCCTCTGTCTCACCACCGCTTGCGATCCTCTCAACGTCCCGCGCGTCGCGATGGATCGCGGCCAGGTGGGCGCCTTGTACAAGCTCAAGCTCCTCGCCGGAGAGCGCTACGGCCCCTCGGCCTGA
- a CDS encoding HupE/UreJ family protein: protein MPRPLDRCHQHLLAALVVRLPPSLAALFFAALFLAFPALASAHEVGLSRGDFVVEGASVNGEITFAQRELATFLPGLDRDRDDTLSEKELTDAHDRIERAVIDRIQVLGDGSACPGRLLFALPVEGDGVTLKATFSCSAPPGEVRFEVGLIEDLAFNHRQLLRVGGGPRVSEALLYRKRKTLTAPIAAAVVARPSAPAASASLPSAPTPAPEESAPSTALDLFLMGIEHILLGIDHLVFLFGLVLLGGRLRAILLVVTAFTVAHSITLALATLGIWTPSPRLIEPAIALSIAYVGVENLYIKDAEGRWRITLPFGLIHGFGFAGALQEIGLPRAEVPKALLCFNLGVEAGQLAVLAVWLPLLAFARRRGWLTPRVVRLTSVLIVLAGVAWFVERVFGA from the coding sequence ATGCCTCGGCCCCTTGACCGCTGCCACCAGCACCTCCTCGCCGCCCTCGTGGTGCGCCTCCCGCCGTCCCTCGCGGCCCTCTTCTTCGCGGCCCTCTTCCTCGCGTTCCCCGCGCTCGCCTCGGCGCATGAAGTCGGCCTCTCCCGCGGTGACTTCGTCGTCGAAGGTGCCTCCGTCAATGGCGAGATCACCTTCGCCCAGCGCGAGCTGGCCACCTTCCTCCCAGGCCTCGACCGCGACCGCGACGACACCCTGAGCGAGAAGGAACTCACCGACGCCCACGATCGCATCGAGCGCGCCGTCATCGATCGCATCCAGGTACTCGGCGACGGCAGCGCGTGCCCTGGCCGCCTCCTGTTCGCGCTCCCCGTCGAGGGCGACGGTGTCACGCTCAAGGCCACGTTCTCGTGCTCCGCGCCCCCCGGCGAGGTGCGCTTCGAGGTCGGCCTGATCGAGGATCTCGCCTTCAACCACCGCCAGCTCCTCCGTGTCGGCGGCGGCCCTCGGGTCAGCGAGGCGCTCCTCTACCGCAAGCGCAAGACGCTGACCGCGCCCATCGCCGCTGCCGTCGTCGCCCGCCCTTCGGCCCCCGCAGCCTCCGCGAGCCTGCCCTCCGCGCCGACCCCAGCGCCCGAAGAGTCAGCCCCCTCCACGGCCCTCGACCTCTTCCTGATGGGCATCGAGCACATCCTTCTCGGTATCGACCACCTGGTGTTCCTGTTCGGCCTCGTCCTGCTCGGAGGCCGTCTCCGCGCCATCCTGCTGGTGGTCACGGCGTTCACGGTGGCGCACTCGATCACACTCGCCCTCGCCACCCTCGGCATCTGGACCCCCAGCCCGCGGCTCATCGAGCCCGCCATCGCGCTGTCCATCGCCTACGTGGGTGTGGAGAACCTGTACATCAAGGACGCCGAAGGCCGCTGGCGCATCACCCTCCCGTTCGGCCTCATCCACGGCTTCGGATTCGCCGGCGCCCTCCAGGAAATCGGGCTTCCCCGCGCCGAGGTGCCGAAGGCGCTCCTCTGCTTCAACCTCGGCGTGGAGGCAGGTCAGCTCGCCGTGCTGGCGGTGTGGCTGCCTCTCCTCGCGTTCGCCCGTCGTCGTGGCTGGCTGACGCCCCGTGTGGTGCGACTGACGAGCGTGCTGATCGTGCTCGCTGGTGTGGCCTGGTTTGTGGAACGCGTCTTCGGCGCGTGA
- a CDS encoding GYF domain-containing protein, with amino-acid sequence MSTPEEWRWTDELGVQRRVSTEELHEALASGLLSGSTLVWQRGMSAWAPAHEVPELAQVILTRDDGELDTITEATLTEPGRVIQESPGAPGAPGQAPVPAERGLPTSPAITRGAARARVSAGEARARAVMQTLVGLEGEGQAIEAMRSSASTPPIAMPAVGGAPEPGARAIITRPPQFGPSESRAGAGLPGGGVIPPAPRVPGLFGGNTTPGAGGATRAGAQRPEGSQEKAAPRRPLIEMPGRKPSGAAEPRKGGAPAGAGTVEEALARATSGRGAGAGANAGLGAQDGAAQRHAVRGPAPQRGTPAQGEQGTGTLAQGAQGTGAQAHRAQGSGALGQGPHAVQGQAMQPQTSPGLGSHAAQAPEARGFAMQGQAPRAGEVPRTGRTAAPPPQRPVGRNLPPPPTLTADPSDAAAPVPALGHPEELRYAAGASRFGWAPRAADGGGGGERAAGAPVDRGSPGGEPQGSSTAASASSEREAPITQPAGGVAPRGEVAAERASGVGHEAGEAAPRRWSSERSRESGGVVETLASALIPAGSLGNTPPAGGVVVQRDSALPGGRESALPGGHVPGGVTAAGVAAAGGGRVNGSGGSLMPTVASMVATPAHRASQVPEERAPEGSPESWTAGSRSGGSLLHAQVRVPVSSLLGTGGTLIVLVLIAFLAGRCSVGDRGRVEVAHAGLLESALGPSSPSPAGPPRPCWVSRQPRKWAPLVDKSAPFDMAALGSAGLLVGYARTQTEAMGLEVDLAKGGVSETFKQVARGSISRVFPTPGGTEAFVVTLDGQEGVQSPFYVPGPQPLVVGFGEGGIVTSERADGTMTPVWPKVGGEAEAMRVVKAGEKGHALLLRRDGGVWGGWMNPARSALGELMQVAGSGGSVGKPSLGWNGREVAVVFADRPAGSKAWEIRLGRAPFGQMPAATEVLPLPEGGPGGDAFAPDIAGLADGRWVLVWTEGPAGSRAMRALTLGPDLTPIGDPIALSPPAGNFGQGILGVAGSYVGTVFLSKPAAIYELWGVVMQCG; translated from the coding sequence TTGAGCACGCCCGAGGAGTGGCGCTGGACGGACGAGCTCGGCGTGCAGCGGCGCGTGAGCACCGAGGAGCTGCACGAGGCGCTCGCCAGCGGGTTGCTGTCCGGTTCGACGCTGGTGTGGCAGCGGGGGATGTCGGCGTGGGCGCCCGCGCACGAGGTGCCCGAGCTGGCGCAGGTGATCCTGACGCGCGACGACGGTGAGCTGGACACGATCACCGAAGCAACGCTGACGGAGCCAGGTCGGGTGATCCAGGAGTCACCTGGAGCGCCCGGAGCGCCCGGGCAAGCGCCAGTGCCCGCCGAGCGGGGACTCCCGACGTCACCCGCGATCACGCGGGGCGCGGCGCGGGCTCGGGTGAGCGCGGGCGAGGCGCGGGCGCGCGCGGTGATGCAGACGCTGGTGGGGCTGGAGGGCGAGGGGCAAGCGATCGAGGCGATGCGATCGAGCGCGTCCACGCCGCCGATCGCGATGCCCGCCGTGGGTGGAGCGCCCGAACCAGGAGCGCGGGCGATCATCACCCGGCCGCCCCAGTTCGGTCCGTCGGAGTCGCGTGCTGGAGCGGGGTTGCCAGGTGGTGGGGTGATCCCGCCAGCGCCGAGGGTGCCCGGGTTGTTCGGGGGGAACACGACGCCTGGTGCGGGTGGGGCGACGCGGGCGGGGGCGCAGCGTCCCGAGGGTTCTCAGGAGAAGGCAGCTCCCCGTCGTCCGCTGATCGAGATGCCTGGGCGCAAGCCTTCGGGCGCCGCGGAGCCGCGCAAGGGTGGGGCTCCGGCTGGTGCGGGGACGGTCGAGGAGGCCCTGGCGCGGGCCACGAGCGGTCGTGGGGCAGGGGCTGGAGCGAACGCTGGGCTCGGGGCGCAAGATGGCGCAGCGCAACGACATGCGGTGCGCGGCCCTGCTCCGCAGCGAGGGACGCCAGCGCAAGGGGAGCAAGGGACCGGAACGCTGGCTCAGGGGGCGCAAGGGACCGGGGCACAGGCGCACCGGGCGCAGGGGTCGGGGGCACTGGGGCAAGGGCCCCATGCGGTGCAAGGGCAAGCGATGCAGCCGCAGACGTCTCCTGGGCTGGGGTCCCATGCGGCGCAGGCCCCGGAGGCGCGAGGGTTCGCGATGCAGGGGCAGGCACCTCGCGCCGGCGAGGTGCCGCGCACAGGGAGGACAGCGGCACCACCGCCTCAACGGCCCGTCGGCCGTAATCTGCCGCCACCTCCCACGCTGACGGCGGATCCGAGCGACGCCGCGGCCCCTGTACCAGCCCTGGGGCATCCAGAGGAGCTGCGCTATGCGGCCGGGGCGAGCCGCTTCGGGTGGGCACCGCGCGCTGCCGATGGAGGCGGAGGCGGAGAGCGAGCTGCCGGGGCGCCCGTGGACAGGGGGTCTCCGGGGGGCGAGCCGCAAGGGAGTTCGACCGCTGCGTCGGCGTCGTCCGAGCGAGAGGCGCCGATCACGCAGCCCGCGGGCGGCGTGGCGCCGCGGGGCGAGGTGGCCGCGGAGCGGGCGTCGGGTGTGGGGCACGAGGCGGGAGAGGCCGCGCCGCGGCGGTGGTCTTCGGAGAGGAGCCGAGAGTCGGGCGGCGTGGTGGAGACACTGGCCTCCGCGCTGATCCCCGCCGGATCGCTGGGGAACACGCCTCCAGCAGGAGGCGTCGTCGTGCAACGGGACAGCGCGCTTCCCGGCGGGAGAGAGAGCGCGCTTCCCGGTGGGCACGTGCCGGGTGGGGTCACCGCAGCAGGCGTGGCGGCAGCGGGTGGTGGGCGCGTCAACGGGAGCGGTGGTTCGCTGATGCCGACGGTGGCGTCGATGGTGGCGACGCCGGCGCACAGGGCGTCCCAGGTGCCCGAGGAGAGGGCGCCCGAGGGCTCTCCGGAGAGCTGGACGGCTGGGTCGCGCTCCGGTGGGTCGCTGTTGCACGCGCAGGTGCGGGTTCCCGTGTCATCCCTGCTGGGGACGGGCGGGACGCTGATCGTGCTGGTGTTGATCGCGTTCCTGGCAGGGCGGTGCTCGGTGGGGGATCGAGGCCGCGTGGAGGTAGCGCACGCTGGGTTGCTGGAGAGCGCGCTGGGGCCGTCGAGTCCCTCCCCCGCAGGTCCGCCGAGGCCTTGCTGGGTGTCGAGGCAGCCGCGCAAGTGGGCGCCGCTCGTGGACAAGAGCGCGCCGTTCGACATGGCTGCCCTGGGAAGCGCTGGTCTGCTCGTGGGTTACGCGCGGACGCAGACGGAGGCGATGGGGCTGGAGGTGGATCTGGCAAAGGGTGGGGTGTCGGAGACCTTCAAACAGGTCGCCCGTGGTTCCATCTCACGGGTGTTCCCGACGCCGGGAGGGACGGAGGCGTTCGTGGTGACGCTGGATGGGCAAGAGGGCGTTCAGTCGCCATTCTACGTGCCCGGTCCGCAGCCGCTGGTGGTGGGCTTCGGTGAAGGGGGGATCGTCACGAGCGAGCGCGCCGATGGGACCATGACGCCCGTGTGGCCGAAGGTCGGGGGTGAGGCCGAGGCGATGCGGGTGGTGAAGGCGGGAGAGAAGGGCCACGCGCTGCTGCTGCGACGGGACGGGGGTGTATGGGGCGGGTGGATGAATCCCGCGCGCTCGGCGCTCGGTGAGCTGATGCAGGTAGCTGGCTCGGGCGGTTCGGTGGGGAAGCCGTCGCTCGGCTGGAACGGGCGCGAGGTGGCCGTGGTGTTCGCCGACCGGCCCGCCGGCAGCAAGGCGTGGGAAATCCGGCTGGGCCGGGCGCCATTCGGGCAGATGCCCGCAGCGACCGAGGTGCTGCCGTTGCCGGAGGGTGGGCCCGGTGGCGATGCCTTCGCTCCCGACATCGCGGGGCTCGCGGACGGTCGGTGGGTGCTCGTGTGGACCGAGGGTCCGGCCGGGAGCCGCGCGATGCGCGCGCTGACGCTGGGGCCTGATCTGACACCGATCGGGGATCCGATTGCGCTGTCTCCGCCAGCAGGAAACTTCGGGCAAGGCATCCTGGGGGTGGCAGGGAGCTACGTGGGTACGGTGTTCCTCTCCAAGCCGGCAGCGATCTACGAGCTGTGGGGGGTGGTGATGCAATGCGGTTGA
- a CDS encoding SDR family oxidoreductase produces MRVFVTGASGHIGSALVPELLAQGHDVVGLARSDASASKLVAAGAVVHRGDLDDLDGLRAAAAGADGVIHLAFSHETAFSGSPEGYGTAATQELRALHAIGEALVNSGKPFVTTVGTAALAFAKLGRPGTEEDTMPAGPRVDAENATIALAQRSVRTSSVRLPPTVHSTLDHAGFIPSLIAMARKTGFSVYVGDGSNVWPAVHTLDVARLYRLALESAPAGTRLHGVAEEGVPFRAIAETIGKGLGLPAKSITPEEAPHHLGFLARFAGVDNPTSSTRTRALLQWEPTHPGLLADIAEGHYLTPRS; encoded by the coding sequence ATGCGCGTTTTCGTCACCGGCGCGTCCGGTCACATCGGTTCTGCTCTCGTCCCGGAGCTGCTCGCCCAGGGGCACGACGTCGTAGGTCTCGCTCGCTCCGACGCCTCTGCGTCGAAGCTCGTCGCAGCCGGTGCGGTGGTGCACCGTGGCGATCTCGACGACCTCGACGGCCTGCGCGCTGCCGCCGCCGGAGCGGACGGCGTCATTCACCTCGCCTTCAGCCACGAGACCGCTTTCTCAGGCTCGCCCGAAGGGTACGGAACGGCGGCCACTCAGGAGCTGCGCGCCCTTCACGCCATCGGCGAGGCGCTCGTGAACTCCGGCAAGCCCTTCGTGACCACCGTAGGAACGGCAGCACTCGCGTTCGCGAAGCTGGGTCGCCCTGGCACAGAGGAAGACACGATGCCAGCCGGACCGCGCGTCGACGCCGAGAACGCCACCATCGCCCTGGCCCAGCGCAGCGTACGTACCTCGTCCGTTCGCCTCCCGCCGACCGTGCACAGCACGCTGGACCACGCAGGCTTCATCCCGTCCCTCATCGCAATGGCACGCAAAACCGGCTTCTCCGTTTACGTAGGCGATGGTTCGAACGTCTGGCCAGCCGTGCATACGCTCGACGTGGCGCGTCTCTATCGGCTCGCGCTGGAGTCCGCGCCCGCCGGCACACGACTGCATGGTGTCGCCGAAGAGGGCGTGCCGTTCCGCGCCATCGCCGAGACCATCGGCAAGGGACTCGGGCTCCCAGCAAAGAGCATCACCCCGGAAGAAGCCCCGCACCACCTGGGCTTTCTCGCAAGGTTCGCAGGCGTCGACAACCCGACTTCCAGCACGCGTACGCGCGCCCTTCTGCAGTGGGAGCCAACCCATCCCGGGCTGCTCGCAGACATCGCGGAAGGCCACTACCTCACCCCTCGAAGCTGA
- a CDS encoding alginate export family protein, translating into MIRSHQLAQAVSGSVLLALAVTSTEAAAQASPWSEAVVVGGWSFRPQLELRTRGELRSNPIDTGGEVYGSSAVLAEGFGTTLPPVAETRAETDMQWVVGERARLGLTVDRGALTGVFTLQDARLWGSPETIFLGPGQSELPSTAPWEAYLDVHTRSGRRAFFRMGRQRVVWGDGRLLGESDWAYTPRSLDAMRFGVQLGDIDIEAMAALLSAPGATPPSVAGTRRPISEGTGAQLYGLDAVWHIAPLFQVELTGLARIVREPRPSWLTPGDTFVVDGRVFGEHRGFSYAVEGAYQFGRIATYGEDRPLSAFALAARAGLETSLPGHLKFGVRGAYASGDDGELAPGETQTRFDPILPDERRHIGLMGLYGWSNLIEGSGTVEVRPLDELSVLVGYTFAALAQASGRWVTSRLLPVGAVVGNESRVLGHEIDAVVALTPWDPLRIEVGYGLFLFGEGARTILTAASRPADLQHFGYLQATLRVP; encoded by the coding sequence ATGATTCGCTCTCACCAGCTCGCTCAGGCCGTCTCGGGTTCGGTGCTTCTCGCGCTCGCGGTCACCTCGACGGAGGCAGCAGCGCAGGCCTCACCCTGGTCGGAGGCCGTGGTCGTCGGTGGCTGGTCGTTCCGCCCCCAGCTGGAGCTCAGGACCCGCGGCGAGCTCCGTTCGAACCCCATCGACACCGGCGGCGAAGTGTATGGGTCGAGTGCTGTGCTCGCCGAGGGGTTCGGGACGACGCTGCCCCCGGTCGCGGAGACGCGGGCAGAGACCGACATGCAGTGGGTCGTCGGGGAGCGCGCGCGGCTGGGCCTCACGGTGGACCGTGGCGCGCTGACCGGCGTGTTCACGCTACAGGACGCGCGACTCTGGGGGAGTCCGGAGACGATCTTCCTGGGTCCAGGTCAGTCCGAGCTGCCGTCGACGGCCCCCTGGGAGGCGTACCTCGACGTCCATACGCGCTCCGGGCGGAGGGCGTTCTTCCGCATGGGTAGACAGCGGGTGGTCTGGGGGGATGGTCGGCTGCTCGGGGAGAGCGACTGGGCGTACACGCCGCGCTCGCTGGACGCGATGCGCTTCGGCGTGCAGCTCGGCGACATCGACATCGAAGCCATGGCCGCGCTGTTGAGCGCCCCCGGGGCAACTCCGCCTTCCGTGGCGGGAACGCGCCGGCCTATCTCCGAAGGGACCGGGGCACAGCTCTACGGGCTCGATGCGGTGTGGCACATCGCGCCGCTATTCCAGGTGGAGCTGACGGGCCTCGCGCGCATCGTGCGGGAGCCGCGGCCGAGCTGGCTGACGCCCGGGGACACCTTCGTGGTCGACGGCCGGGTGTTCGGAGAGCACCGAGGCTTCAGCTATGCGGTCGAGGGGGCTTACCAGTTCGGCCGCATCGCGACGTACGGGGAGGATCGGCCGCTCTCCGCCTTTGCACTCGCAGCGCGCGCTGGGCTCGAGACATCGCTACCAGGGCACCTGAAGTTCGGTGTGCGAGGCGCTTATGCGTCAGGCGACGATGGCGAGCTGGCCCCCGGTGAGACACAGACGCGGTTCGACCCGATCCTGCCGGACGAACGTCGCCACATCGGGCTGATGGGTCTCTACGGGTGGTCGAACTTGATCGAGGGCTCGGGCACCGTGGAGGTACGGCCGCTCGACGAGCTGTCGGTGCTCGTTGGTTACACCTTCGCAGCGCTCGCACAGGCGTCGGGTCGCTGGGTGACCTCACGGCTGCTTCCCGTGGGTGCGGTCGTGGGCAACGAATCGCGCGTCCTCGGTCATGAGATCGACGCCGTCGTGGCGCTCACCCCTTGGGATCCGCTGCGCATCGAGGTGGGCTACGGTCTGTTCCTGTTCGGCGAAGGAGCCCGGACCATCCTCACCGCCGCGAGTCGCCCTGCGGATCTTCAACATTTCGGTTACCTGCAAGCGACATTGCGCGTGCCGTGA